The region GCGCCTGGGGCGGCATCGCGGCCGGCATCTTCGGGTTGAAGTCGCTGGGCGGCCTGGGTGGCGTGTCTTTCGGTGCGCAAGTGGCCGGCACGGTTTTCGGCATCGTCGTCGCGTCCTTGGGGGGCTTGATCGTCTACGGGACCCTCCGTGCTGTCGTGGGTCTGCGGGTCAGCCAGGAGGCGGAGTTCAACGGCGCCGACCTGTCCATCCATCGTATTTCTTCCACGCCGGAGCGTGAGACCAACTGGTAAAGCGGAAGTTGCCTTCGCGCCGCGTTGGAAGGGGCCCTCAGGGGCCCCTTCTTCGCTGACGGCTTGCCCATACAGGCTTTCGTCAGATTCCCCCTGCTATATCGATCCCATACCTAGAAAAAAGCGCTTCATCACAGCGAAGGTCCAGGAGGAGATAGAGCATGAATCAGAAAAGATGGTTGCTTGCTGCCGCATTGACCTTGGGGCCGGCGCTGGCGCTGGCCGCGACTGAGGCGCCGGAGATCCCGTACAAGGCGGCCAACCCCCTCAAGATGCCTGCCGGGCAGCATTTGGGCGAGGTGTCCGGGGTGGCGCTCGACAAGGCCGGGCATATCTACGTGTTCCAGCGGGGCAATACGACCGGGCCCGCCTATGGCGCGGCGGCGTCCCAACTGCTTGAATTCGACCAGAACGGCAAATTCATGCGGGAGATCGGCGCGCATCTTTACGCCTGGTCCTTCGCACACGATGTCCGCGTCGATCCGCAGGGCAATATCTGGGCCGCCGACAAGGGCTCGGACATGGTCATCAAGTTCAACCAGGCGGGCGAGGTGGTCTGGACCATCGGCCGCAAGCCCGAGGCCAGCGACGAGAACGCGCATCCACTGGAGCATCCCAAGCCGCCGCTGCCCGCCGTCGATGGCTCGTTCCGCCAGGTGACCGACATGGCGTGGGACTCCAAGGGCAATACCTTTATCTCGGATGGCTACATCAACTCGCGCGTGGCCAAGATCGGGCCCGACGGGCGCTGGCTGAAGTCGTGGGGTTCGTTCGGATCCGAGACGGGCCAGTTCAACACCCTGCATGCCATCGCCGTGGACGCCCAGGACAATGTGTACGTGGCCGATCGCGGCAATCGGCGTATCCAGGTGTTCGACACGGAAGGCAAGTATCTGCGTTCGATCACCATCGACCTGCCGGCGCCGCCCGATGCCCAGCAGCTCTATGGC is a window of Bordetella sp. N DNA encoding:
- a CDS encoding peptidyl-alpha-hydroxyglycine alpha-amidating lyase family protein codes for the protein MNQKRWLLAAALTLGPALALAATEAPEIPYKAANPLKMPAGQHLGEVSGVALDKAGHIYVFQRGNTTGPAYGAAASQLLEFDQNGKFMREIGAHLYAWSFAHDVRVDPQGNIWAADKGSDMVIKFNQAGEVVWTIGRKPEASDENAHPLEHPKPPLPAVDGSFRQVTDMAWDSKGNTFISDGYINSRVAKIGPDGRWLKSWGSFGSETGQFNTLHAIAVDAQDNVYVADRGNRRIQVFDTEGKYLRSITIDLPAPPDAQQLYGNKPNPEAGGVATMFPGAPWTLCITPKVAGREQVLYTSDAFPGRIYKLSLDGKLLGYLGKSGRNAGQFGWVHEIACPDENTLYVGELLNWRVQKLTLSPKK